Genomic segment of Gemmatimonadota bacterium:
TGGCCCCGACCCTTGAAGTCGGCCAGTCGGCGGCGTTCGTGGTTTCGGCCAGTTTCAGCGATCCGGACGGGGACGCCTTGACGTATACGGCGTCGTCGTCGGATTCGAGCGTGGCGACGCCTGCGGTGACGG
This window contains:
- a CDS encoding RTX toxin encodes the protein MTATQTFTVTVPNRAPVAVETILAPTLEVGQSAAFVVSASFSDPDGDALTYTASSSDSSVATPAVT